The following DNA comes from Dermacentor andersoni chromosome 2, qqDerAnde1_hic_scaffold, whole genome shotgun sequence.
GGAATACCAAGTAAACGGCACTGACATCCACCCCGCCGAAGCCCTAAACGGAGAATGGGAGACTGTCCTGCGTCTCCGCAAACAGTACCGCCCGGCGACTGCCACTCACTCTCCCCAAACGGAACCCAAGGGCGGTGACGGCCGTTCAACCGCCGAGATATCCCGAGCTGCGGCGCCGCCAGCTGCGCAGCGCCCGCTCCGTACGCGACACGCGCCTCTCCCGCAACTCCCGCGGGGAGACTTCAAGATCGTAGTCCGACCACGCGACGGTTTGGACGTAACCAAGGAGACCCCTCTAACGCTCTTCGCTGCAATCTgtgatgcgacgaaaatccaCCTGCAGGAAGCGCTCGCTCAGAACCAGGTGCGGCTGCATCCAACAAACAATACCTTGACGATCAGCACTCCAGAGGAGGCTCGAGCTCGAGCTTATGCCCAAATAACGTCAATCCACATCGGCACGAGCGCAACTGATGTCACCGCATACCTCGCTCCGCCCGATAATGCCGTGAGGGGCGTCATTCACATGGCCCACAGTGGTGAGTCGCACGATGAAATCCTGAAAGGACTTGTTCCCTTCAATCCTCAACTACCAATTATTGACGCTCGGCCCTTCGGGAAAAAGCGATCCATTATTATCACTTTCGCCACCGGCCCCCTGCCAAAGGCTGTCCGCTTTTGGGCGGGTATTCACACTTGCTTTCCTCATCGACCAAAAATGGAGGCTTGCTACAACTCCCGCCGTATCGGACACCGGCAGGATGTCTGTCCCGTCCCAACTAGCGGATGTTGCCAGAATTGCGGTGACAAGCACGCGCCAACGGAACCCCCAACCTGTACACCCAAGTGCATTGTCTGTGGCGACGAGCATCATACTGGGAATATTCAATGTACGTACCGGTACGCACGCCCGCCACCACGCACCCAGCCAACCACCGGACGCCAGTCAAGAACCCGGGAGCAGAAGCCAGCCCCGCGAAAGTCATCGCGCAGTGCAAACACTGCGCGCTCCATTTCACGTGACCGTAGCCACAAGCCCCAGCAGGACCTCACCTGGGCCGACCGTGCAAGAAAATCGCCGCCTGCCCCCGCCCAGAAAACTCCGGACCACAACGAAGGGGAGCTCCGGGCCCTCCGGGAGGAGGTAAGACGCCTCACAGTCCTCACTCAGAGCTCACTTCCCTCTCCTACTCTTTCTCACTCCCCCCAACTTCACCTCCTACTCTATCACAAACCAACACCGCTCCCTCTCAATCACCCCCCTCAAAAAACGTATCGCTCCCCCACCCCTCACCTCCGAGCCGACCGATGTCGACTCCAAATTGAAAGACCTCTCCGACCAATTTGACAAAAAACTCAAAGAGATTGAGGTTCGCCTCGAAAGCAAATTCAATGCTCTCATCACTGACCTTACTACGATAGTGGAGACGCACTTGGAACGCTGCATGGAATCTATGCTTCAGAAAATGGTCAACCTCCTCGAAGCACGCCTCACGCAGCTCCCCCCGCTCTCTACCCCCCTTCTCCCCACAGCACAACTAACTGCCATGGAACCCCACATCCCAATAGACGCGAGACTAACCCCTCTTAATAATCCCTCTATGCTCCGATATGGCGGGACGGGGCAACAATAACTCCCTTCACATCATAACctggaactgccgcggcttccGGGGCAAGCGCGCGCCCCTGCAGCTTCTACTTTCTACACTTTCCCCAACACCCCAAGTCCTTCTTCTCCAAGATACCGCCAATCAGGCCACACTCCCCAGTTACAACTCCACACACTCTGACACCACAAACAGACCCAGGGCGTCCACACTTGTGCACCGCATTTTAACACACAAGCCACATTACATCACATCAGAGACGCCCTGCGTGATCACCGAAATTATCCATCATACACATACACTCCCATCCATCTTTATTGCCAATATCTACCACCCCCCATCCCAACCGATGGCCTCGTTGGACTCCCTCCTCCGAAAGTTGTACCGCCTAGCAGGGAAGCACCCCGTACTAATCGGTTGGGATTTCAACAGCCAGCACACTGACTGGGGATATAAAACAACCACACACAGAGGTCGCAGGCTCTGGCTGCTCATGCAGAACCTCCAACTTTCCGTCCACAACAAATTTCAGATGCCTACGCGAATCGGCAACAGAGTCAGCATGGACACTAGTCCGGATCTGGTGATCAGCCGCTCCCTCCGCGATGTGACCTGGACGAGAACACAACACacactgggcagtgatcattacatGATACAAGTCACTGTCCCATTCAAACCACCCCGCCACGCCTACATGACACACAAACTCATTAACTGGGACGCTCTCCGCACCGCGCGGACTGCCCTCCCTGACAACCCCATCACCGACATCACCGAATGGATAGACTCTCTTCAGACTGACATCCAACACCACACGCATTTGATTGAAACCACCACAGACACCCAGACACTAGACACCcgactcgcccacctctgggaggcctacCACAGCCTCCTAGAAAGGTGGATACGGGGTAAACATAACAGAACACTAAAGAAACGCTTAGCCGCTTTACAATCCCAAATTCAACTACATTCGGAGGAGCTCTGCCGCTCAAGTTGGGGGCAAGTATGCGACGGCAACGCCGGCAAACTGACAACCAAAAGGGCGTGGCACCTCCTCCGACACCTCATCGATCcatcgaaaacaaaaaaacaccacCCAGCACCACGTCACCCGGCTCAAACTCACACACATGGACCACCCCGATGCTCTCTTGGGTACACTCCGTGACACATACACTTCACCTGGCATACCATGTCCCCTCCCCTCATACACAGGACAGCCGAACCCCGAAATCGACACCGACATAACAGAGGCACAGGTCAGAGCAGCCCTCATGACTCTCCGCACCGATTCCGCGCCTGGCCCCGACCAGATCACCAACACAACGCTTCGTAATCTGGACAATCAATCGATTACTCGCATCACGGAGTACTTCAACCAGTGCTGGAAAGAGGGCATCCTCCCCCAGTCTTGGCGACACGCAAAGGTAATCTTCATTCCGAAGCCCAAAAATCCACTTACACTCCAAAACCTTCGCCCAATCTCGCTAACCTCGTGTCTCGGAAAGCTTTTCGAGCATGTGGTATCAGCGAGGCTCGCACAGCACATGACAGACCATGACTTATACCCTCACAGCATGGTGGGATTCCACCCCCATTTGTCCACACAAGACGCCATGTtgcaaatcacccatgacatcttCGATCCGCTCATTCCAAgccacaccaaggcagtcctggcTTTGGATTTatccaaagcctttgatcgcgtcgaACATCACGCGATCATGACTGCACTCTCCCCACTGAATGTGGGCGCACGTACGTACACCTACATTCAGGCATTCCTCACAGCACGCACGGCCAGCAGCACGAGCTTCACTTCGGCCCGCTCACCTACCCCACATACTCACTAAAAAGCGtaggcaccccgcaaggctccGTCCTCTCACCTTTCTTATTTAATATCACACTCATCCCCCTAGCACGACAATTGGCAACCGTTCCTCACCTGAAACATActctctacgcagacgacattacactATGGACTACCCATGGCAGTGATGGCGCCATACAGGACACCATCCAAGCAGCCACCAATCTGACCCAAAACTATGCAGTTAGCGTAGGACTTTCTTGTTCCCCAGATAAGTCCGAGCTGCTGTGCATTCTCCCCAAGAACCGCAACTTGCCCTGCTCCCCCATCGTCATCGAGCTGGACGGTAGACCGATACCAGAGGTCGAAACCCTCAGGATACTTGGTATGCATATCCAGAGTGATGGGAAGCACACGACTACACTCCGGAGACTCAGGCCGGTAGTATGGGCGATCTCGCACCTTATCCGCCGGGTCTCGGGCCACCACAGAGGCATGAGGGAACGTGATCTATGCCGACTTGTTCACGCCTTTGTACTTAGCCGTGTACTCTACTCCACCCCCTATCTCAAGCTCTCTCGCCGTGAAACAGACGCCATGGACGCTCTTATTCGCCGAGCATACAAAGTCGCCCTCTGGGAagactgggagaccctgctgcgctctGGAGACCCGGTCGTGCAGACCATGGCTACTGATCGGGCTGCCGGCGTTATGGAGGGAAGCAACataaacgcttgagtgcagtggggtcgtgcgggggcccGGGAGCCTGCGTGCTCCAAACTCCTCAGTcttacaataaagtttttatgatgatgatgatgatgtaagaTCGAGATCGGCTCCTGCTATTCGatcctctgtttttttttatcgtgTTTTTTTTGTGTTGCGATAACAAGgaaatggacactccagacgcattcttgccgtcaccgtgaggttccgtatcaaatccaagggcgataaaaccgtcgccgtGCGTCGCATGccgtatgtgtgagtgaaagcacgtGAGGGATGCCGGTAATcgtggctcaatctggcgcgcacGAAGGAGAAACCAGAGAGCCAACGCACCGTCTTCTGTCGCTTGAAAGCCCATCAgggaaagggagggagggagggaggggtgcGGCGTTGTGCTTCTGCAGCACCTGCACATTTCGCGACCGGTCGCAAGGGGAAACTGACGATCACGGCCTAATCTCGCGCGAGCTATACGGAGGAacgcggggaggcagcgcgggagggaggggggttggCTTCAACTCCTCCAACACGCGTGTACTTTGCACGAccgcgtgcggtcgcgcgcgcgtatcttgaaagcgatcggcaGATGGCTCACACATTTGTGTGAGCTGTGTCCCGGCGGCTCGTGGATAGAAgcaatagaccgcacgaaggtcacttcgctcgctgctgctgccgcgcttgctacCAGCGTCCAGCGTTCTCCAGCGAGTGTCCGCGCCCATCGAGTGTGATGTATTCATATTTTCTTGTGAACGCTGAAAAAATACttgttaattcatttagtaagcgaatgtttccaagtttatacggccgataaatctactctccttactttgtatatagctgtgtactaatttgctatcagaATCGATGTTTCGCTTTTCGGGCCAAACTTTCGGGATCCCGCACCTGGTGGAAGATTTTTTTAAAGAGTTTAAATGTCCTTTTTTCTGTTATCCTTAAGGCTGAGGCTTTGTTTCTGTGAAACCTGCATGACTTTCCTTTGTAGATTCTTGCTAGAGTCTCAGTTTATGTCCATTTTTGCAGTTTAAAACCTTGCTCGGCCTTTGGGCTTCCGCTAAACTAATTCCCATACAGCCAATTCGCGTTTCTCAGAAAGTTTcgcagttgcagaaaaattcatcctggtccggggaTCAAGCCCAGGATGAATGCCTTTCAGGAGCGGTCgctgtaccatctgagctaatcatgCGGCAGTATGAGTCTCTACCACCTGATTTAAttatatttaggcgcacgttgaagaaacccacgtgatcaaaaataattttgatttCACCGCTATGGCGTGTTTCCTAATCATATTGTATTGTTCCACGTAATACACCAGAATTTATATTTTAGGTCTGATTTATTCGGCAACTCAAGGCACAAGTATGCAGCATAGTATTTTGCATTCCTGTACTCTAAGTTGTCAATTAATTCAAGGCCATCACCTTTCCCTCAGGGGTAGATCGACTATCCCGCAAAGGCGTTATTACCGCGTTCGAtccaggaggaatttttcttcaactgccaaGCTTTTTGTCCGAGAAACCCGTATAAGGTTTTCTAGCCTCTTACTGTAGTCGGGTGTGTGACAACTTTCTCTTTAGCTATTCTTTAGATTAATATTTACCTTCGCTTAACAATTCGTGTCTTGAACAGCCCGAAAGTCGGCGGTGGCATGTCACGCGGCCGTTACAGATAGGGCATTTTACCCAGCAAGTGCTATTACATGCGAGTTGTTTCTTTATACAAAACAATCAGTGAAGACAAGCTAATTGTGAGGCCGCACAAAGAATGTCAATCGTCGACTCAGCAAACTTGATCCTACATGTCTTGACACTGAGGTATTTAACATGCCTAAAATGGCATTTTGGAATATATCCCCTCAAACGCTAAACGGCCCTTGTTTTAAAGACGTGCGGCTGTATCTTCCAGGAAGCATTGCTGTGACTTTCGCTATGCTGTACTGGGTGATCCTTTGTTTCGTCGTACCATGCGCTGTGATGGAGAACTATGCGCCCAGCCTCGCCGGTTACCTGCTCGCCAGCCGAGAAAGGAAGCTGGTCTTCTCTGCGACCCCTACGCTTGGCACATACTGGATCCTCAAGATACTCATGATCTCCCAAGATCTCACGGGTGATTTGCACCAATATTTCTAATATTATTCTCCAGTTTCCGGGTACCCACCCAAAAGAAGAGACATTTTTTTGCTCAACCGTCAAAATGAAGGGAAGTTTCTTTCACGATTTTTGCTTCTGTCACATTTACAGATGTCACATTTCACTCCAATGAGCATTGTGACAAAGCAGTGGTAACAGTGAGCAGACCAGTTGCAGTTTACTTAACTGgattcaaacttgccgcttccgCGCAAACACTGGTGCAAACACCGGCATTTTTCTTCACTGGCTGTATATTTTGAaaacacgttttcttttcttggaaTTTTTCCCATTAGAGTATTAAAATCGAAAGCTATTGTTGTGGAATTCGGCATTAAGGTCATGAACCCGACGGAAGCGCTCGTTTGGTCCGTAGGTATGACTTGTCGTGGAAAGAGCATGAAGAAACTATTGCAACTATTCCGTGGCGAAAAGTATTGAAAGAAAGAGCGAACTCTCAACTTGGGCCTCTTCTAGTTTGTTGCAGAGACTAGGCATTGTTTAAACTTGTGTATATTACAATATACATTATTTAAATCAAGTGCGCATTTTTACAACATGTCCATTTATGCGACTTCCTTTCGTAGTTGCGCGAGTTGACCCTTAATCAGCTGGTTCTTCCATGTTTCTCGTTTTACGTAGGCACAATCATTATTGGCGCTGTGGTTACCGAGCTATAATTGGTCATTTTACGTCTTTAGACTTAGCCCAACCACTGCCTTTATCATGTGGCTGAGCTTCTGGCCGTTAATTTTTCGAGTAATAAATAATGCCTTCGTTGacagccaaaagaaaaaaattgcagtgcTAGCCTAAACTGTCCTAGAGACTGGGTACCATCCACGCGTTTTGTCACCACGTCCGTGGGCATACTTCTCTGCAAGCGCCCCTGCCCTCCAGCTCCCTCCGCTGAAATCTCTTCGCTCGTACGCAGCCCCTCCCCCGCCCTCCTCATTCCCGGTCCTTTGCGCAGCCAGCGCTGGAGACGATCTGACGATAAAATTCTTGCGTCAATGAAGTTTGAATTTTCAGCGCCTATATTATTTTTTGTTCACGTGTCCCGGTACATATGTAGTTCTCTCAAGCGGCGGCGCCTGCAGGGTCCGCCGGCTGGGATGTGGTCAGTGGTCGAGTTCTGAATCTGGACAACGTTACGATCGGCGAGATATGGCTTACAATGATAGCCACCAGCTGTCTCATAACCCTGGTGGTAGCCTACCTGTCCCAGGTGTTGCCATGGGTCGCAGGTATTCCGAGGCCGTTCTACTTCCCTCTCATGGTAGGTATATAGAGCCGCCCCAGTGGACCATCTACACGGGGTCTCTCGCATCGCGTATTCCGGCTCGCATGTTCTTGTGCACTCGCGTATTTTCACTAGCGCTGGTTAGCGCAGATGCCTCTGTTACACATAATGCATGATACACTCAACGTGTGACATCCCTAAGGCTACAACGCTTCATCTCTACACGTCAATAATAGGGCAAGCCTTCAAAGAACCCGCACTCGAGAAACACTGTTGCTGCATAAATACTGCACATTCGCGGAGTTGGCGGCTTTGACGCTATACTTCGCAGCTGCCCAGTGTGGAGCACATTTGTGGCGGCCGGCAGCTGTGCGTTTCATATCAGTTGACGCTCTATATTCTTTGCATCATTCTAGGCATATTGCGTTAGGTAGGTAGGTAAATaagtaggttcctgtctcgcctcgtATTAATTAAAGACAAGATTAATGCGCGTCCACGACGGTGGAATCGAACCTCTGCTGTCGAGCCCACAACTATAATCATTAGGCTAAAAtcgctttctttgttttatgtTTTCCTGTGTTACCATTAAGCCATGATTACATGCATATTTCTCTGGTTCCAAAACCAGCCGGCTCTCTAAAGCATTTGGTGCGTGCGTTCCGTGCCCCTTGTCTTCTTTTCTCGTGAGAGCTCGCGCTGGGTTAGAGTGCAGTATCTCCGGCATCGGCCCACATTACCTTCCTCGCAGGAGATAACGCTACGTGGATGGAACCTGCGTGTCGTTCTACTGACTTCATGATTGTTAATCATCTGTTAATATTTCGTCGCCGCAGTACGAATGCCGTTGTTCTGCAACATAGGCCAGATGATATAAACACAGGCGCTTGCGACTGAACGACATCTGGTGGCAGGTAATGCCACAATCCAGGCTTTTCTCGTTACCGCCCGTTCAGTGCCCGTGCAGAACCAAACAATCGGCAAGTATATATATTTGGGTCGAACGACCACCGTACCACTCATGCTGTTGCCACCACACCATCGTCTTCGACGTAGTCGttgtgctgctgtcgtcacacataCACACTAGTGCTGCATATATGCACAAAGA
Coding sequences within:
- the LOC129387877 gene encoding phospholipid-transporting ATPase ABCA3-like isoform X1, yielding MLYWVILCFVVPCAVMENYAPSLAGYLLASRERKLVFSATPTLGTYWILKILMISQDLTGSAGWDVVSGRVLNLDNVTIGEIWLTMIATSCLITLVVAYLSQVLPWVAGIPRPFYFPLMYRYWFPATQDPQGGTVSPGDKFPGYFQLPPLDATPVITVQGLTKDYGGVVAVHNVDLEVYEGLITVILGHNGAGKTSVLNVLTGAR